In Rhizobium glycinendophyticum, the DNA window TTGCCTGCGAGATCTTCTCCCGGGTCGAACAGCTTGTCGGGATGGCGCCCAACACGATCAAGATGGGTATCATGGACGAGGAGCGTCGCACGACCGTCAACCTGAAGGAATGCATCCGTGCCGCCCGTGAGCGCGTCGTGTTCATCAATACCGGCTTCCTCGATCGCACCGGAGACGAGATCCACACCTCGATGGAAGCGGGACCGATGATCCGCAAGGGCGATATGAAACAGGCCGCCTGGATTTCGGCCTACGAAAACTGGAATGTCGACATCGGCCTCGAATGTGGCCTTTCGGGCCATGCCCAGATCGGCAAGGGCATGTGGGCGATGCCCGACCTGATGGCCGCCATGCTCGAGCAGAAGATAGCCCATCCGAAAGCCGGCGCCAATACGGCTTGGGTGCCTTCGCCGACGGCAGCCACCCTTCATGCCACCCATTACCACAAGGTCAATGTGGCAGATGTCCAGAAGACACTGAAGTCGCGAGAGAGGGCCAAGCTCGCCGACATTCTTTCTGTTCCGGTTGCGGTCCGTCCGAACTGGACACCGGAGGAAATCCAGCGCGAACTCGACAACAATGCGCAGGGCATCCTTGGCTATGTCGTTCGCTGGATCGATCAGGGCGTCGGTTGCTCGAAGGTGCCGGACATCAACAATGTCGGTCTGATGGAAGACCGCGCGACCCTGCGGATCTCGGCGCAGCATATGGCCAACTGGCTGCATCACGGGGTCGTTACACAAGATCAGATTGAGGAAACGATGAAACGCATGGCAGTTGTCGTTGATCGGCAGAACGAAGGCGACGCGGCCTACCGCCCGATGGCCACAAACTATGATAGCTCAATAGCCTTTCAGGCAGCCCTCGAACTGGTACTGAAAGGCAGAGAACAGCCGAACGGTTATACCGAGCCGGTCCTGCACCGCCGCCGCCTTGAACTGAAGGCGCAATTGCGCGCCTGAACAAAACGTCGCCACCTTAAAGCATAAAGGCCGCCCGATCGCTCCGGCGGCCTTTATGCTGAAGGACTGCGAATGTCTTACTGCTGAACGATGACCTTGGCGCCGCGGCCCGGCTTGACCCGGTTGTAAAGGTCGATCACGTCCTGGTTCATCAGGCGAATGCAGCCCGAAGAAGCCGCCGTGCCGATGGACGCCCATTCCGGCGTTCCATGCAGGCGGAACAGCGTGTCTTGGCCCTTGTCGTTGAATAGATACATGGCACGTGCACCGAGCGGGTTCTTCAGGCCGGGATCCATGCCCTTCTCCACATAGCGGGCGATTTCCGGCTTACGCTCTGCCATTTCCTTCGGCGGATGCCATGTCGGCCATTCCTGCTTCCAGGCGATGTAGGCTTCGCCTTCCCAGGCAAAACCCTGCTTGCCCACGCCAATACCGTAGCGAACGGCCTGGCCACGCGGCAGGACGTAGTACAGGAAGCGCTCGCGCGTGTTAACGATGATCGTGCCCGGCTTCTCGCTGGTCGAGTAGTTGACGATCTGGCGGTGAAACTTCGGATCTACCTTCTGGATCGGGATCGCCGGCAGGGCAAAGCCGGCATCGGTCACGGTCCCATACGCATCACTGAAAATCTGGACCTTGGTGGTTTCTGCAACCTTGTCGGTTTCGCCGGAGGTCGTCGTGCAGCTCGCGAGGCCGACGGAGGTCAGTAGGCCGATCGCGATCGTAAGTGTGCGGAAGCGCATGGGTGACTCATCAATGTTGGCTGGGAGATGGTACCGTGACCATCTGTGAATATGGTTTATTTTGGATTAATGTCGCCCACGCAAGGGCCACGTAACCGCCGGATGTCTTCGGCGGTGCAAAATGACTCGTCATTGTTTTTTTGCAACATAGCGGTCGGCCGTCACGGACATATTCATGACTTTACTTTCTGTTTCCACTAACAATCCGTTAATCGACGGCCGCCAGTCGGATCGTGCCATGATGGTGCGTCGCGGTGTGCAGGCTTTAATGACCGACCTGCGATTCGCCGTCCTGCCGGAACTCACGCTCGCCAATGGCCGGCGTGCAGATCTGATCGCTCTGTCGGAAAGGGGCGACATCTGGATCATCGAGATCAAATCCTCCATTGAGGACTTCCGCGTGGATAGGAAGTGGCCGGACTACCGGCGATATTGCGATAGGCTGTTCTTTGCGACGCATCCCGGCGTACCGATCGAGATCTTCCCCGAGGATTGCGGCTTGCTGTTATCCGATGGTTATGCCGGTCACATCCACCGCGACGCGCCGGAACATCGGCTTGCGCCGGCGACCCGCAAGTCGGTCACGCTGGAATTTTCCCGGACGGCAGCACAGCGGCTGATGCTCGCAGAATGGGCGGCGCGCGCGCCGCTCTAGCGCCGGGTTATTTCGGCGCGCGCTTCGCGAGAATCCGCTGCAGTGTGCGGCGATGCATGTTTAGCCGTCGCGCCGTTTCCGACACATTGCGTTCGCAACTCTCATAGACCCGCTGGATGTGCTCCCAGCGAACTCGGTCGGCAGACATGGGATTCTCAGGAATCTCCGCCTTCTCACCAGGCCGCTGCGTCAGCGCCAGATAAATGTCGTCTGCATCAGCAGGTTTGGCGAGGTAATCAAGCGCGCCGAGTTTAACTGCCGTCACAGCAGTCGCGATATTTCCGTATCCGGTCAGCACGATGATGCGCGTGTCTGAGCGACGCTCGCGAATGGCTTCTATGACATCGAGGCCTGTCCCGTCGCCGAGGCGGAGGTCGACGACCGCATAGCTTGGAGGCGCCTCTTTAGCCTTGGCGATTCCCTCGGCAACCGACCCCGCTAGGTCCACGGTAAATCCCCGACTTTCCATCGCGCGCGCCAATCGACGCAGGAAAGGTGCATCGTCATCGACGATCAGCAGCGTCGGATTGGGTCCCAGATCGTGAGTGACGTGCTGCGGGCTTTGCGCAGTCGTTTTGGCGAGAGTGGATGCAACATCAGTCATGTTCAACAACCTTGAGACAGTTAAGAGCCTCTTTCCGCGAAGTTATGACGAGGAAAGACGAGGGGGTAAAGTCATATGCGTTCATAACGGCGTGTCCGCCTCCATGAACTCCCGGGGCCATTGCACCACAACCCGCGCTCCGGATCCCAGTGTCTCGCCATTTTCGAACTGCAAGCTCGCCCCTGAGCGCTCGAGCAAAGTTTTGGCAATGAAAAGACCCAGTCCCAGTCCGCCGGCCCTGGATTCACCCTGTCTGCTGGTAACATAGGGCTCGCCAATTCTTTGCAAGACCCCCGGCGAGAATCCCACACCGTCATCTTCTATGGCAACCGTGACGGATGTGGGTGAATGGTCCACGGTCACCGTCACCTTTGATCGCGCATAATCGACGGCATTCTCCAGAAGATTGCCAAGGCCGTAAAGGATCGCCGGGTTGCGGCTCCCGACCGGTTCGCCGACCCGGCTCGACAGCTCGATCAATTCAACCTTAATCCCAAGTTCCCGGTGCGGTGCGATCACCTCCTCGATCAGCGACGAAAGGGGCATTTCCCGCATATGCGCTTCGCCTTCCGAGGCGAGTGTCGTCAACCGACGCAGGATGTCGCGGCACCGCTCGCTCTGGCTGCGCAGGAGCTGCACGTCCTCCCGGTAGCGCTCGTCTTGGCCGAGCTCGCGTTCCATCTCCTTCGCAACCACACTGATGGTGGCAAGCGGTGTGCCGAGTTCGTGCGCCGCTGCCGCTGCAAGCCCATCGAGCTGGTGCAGGTGCTTTTCCCGTTGCAGGATCAGCTCCGTTGCCGTCAGCGCGTCGGCAAGCAGCGTCGCCTCCTGCGATACGCGATAGGCATAAAAGGCGGCAAACGCCATCATCGAGACAATCGAACTCCACATGCCGAGCTGCAGCAGCGGATGCACTTCAGGCGTCCGTCCCTCGAACCAGGGCAGGGGAAAAGGCGTGAAGGCCAGCAGCGTGATGAAGGCAAGTGCCGTGACGAAGAGTGCGATTGAGTGACGGTTCGGCTGCGACGCAAATGAAATGATGACTGGGATGCAGATAAGGGGCGCAAAGGGGTTGGCGAGACCGCCGGTGATGAACAAGAGCGCGCCCATCTGGAAGAGATCCAGTGCCAGCACCGCGAAGGCAGCAACTGGCTCGAGCCGGTAGGTCGGCGGAAAGGCAACCGAAAGCAGCGCATTTGCCGCAGCGAGCGCAGCGACAAGGCCCAGGCACGTCATCAGCGGCAGCGAGAAGTC includes these proteins:
- a CDS encoding L,D-transpeptidase, with translation MRFRTLTIAIGLLTSVGLASCTTTSGETDKVAETTKVQIFSDAYGTVTDAGFALPAIPIQKVDPKFHRQIVNYSTSEKPGTIIVNTRERFLYYVLPRGQAVRYGIGVGKQGFAWEGEAYIAWKQEWPTWHPPKEMAERKPEIARYVEKGMDPGLKNPLGARAMYLFNDKGQDTLFRLHGTPEWASIGTAASSGCIRLMNQDVIDLYNRVKPGRGAKVIVQQ
- a CDS encoding MmcB family DNA repair protein — its product is MTLLSVSTNNPLIDGRQSDRAMMVRRGVQALMTDLRFAVLPELTLANGRRADLIALSERGDIWIIEIKSSIEDFRVDRKWPDYRRYCDRLFFATHPGVPIEIFPEDCGLLLSDGYAGHIHRDAPEHRLAPATRKSVTLEFSRTAAQRLMLAEWAARAPL
- a CDS encoding ActR/PrrA/RegA family redox response regulator transcription factor encodes the protein MNMTDVASTLAKTTAQSPQHVTHDLGPNPTLLIVDDDAPFLRRLARAMESRGFTVDLAGSVAEGIAKAKEAPPSYAVVDLRLGDGTGLDVIEAIRERRSDTRIIVLTGYGNIATAVTAVKLGALDYLAKPADADDIYLALTQRPGEKAEIPENPMSADRVRWEHIQRVYESCERNVSETARRLNMHRRTLQRILAKRAPK
- a CDS encoding ActS/PrrB/RegB family redox-sensitive histidine kinase, with the translated sequence MTMDLATKFGPSSRRLRLETLVRLRWVAVAGQLLTVILVAYWFDFSLPLMTCLGLVAALAAANALLSVAFPPTYRLEPVAAFAVLALDLFQMGALLFITGGLANPFAPLICIPVIISFASQPNRHSIALFVTALAFITLLAFTPFPLPWFEGRTPEVHPLLQLGMWSSIVSMMAFAAFYAYRVSQEATLLADALTATELILQREKHLHQLDGLAAAAAHELGTPLATISVVAKEMERELGQDERYREDVQLLRSQSERCRDILRRLTTLASEGEAHMREMPLSSLIEEVIAPHRELGIKVELIELSSRVGEPVGSRNPAILYGLGNLLENAVDYARSKVTVTVDHSPTSVTVAIEDDGVGFSPGVLQRIGEPYVTSRQGESRAGGLGLGLFIAKTLLERSGASLQFENGETLGSGARVVVQWPREFMEADTPL